The DNA segment CGATCTTTTCACCTAGGGGATAGTGATGAGCTGGAGTCAACCCATCGACAATAGCGTGCGATAGCCAGGCGGCTTCAAAAGCCGCTCGTTCATGATTATTGTAGCGCAGTGCCTCGACAAGGTTGTGTTGATGATCGAGGATCATCGTGACTAACTGACGGTCATCGGATTTTGAGGGGTCGATATAGTGCCACGGCTCATCAGCACTGGGACTCTTGCGCTTCAGGCCATCGGGGCCATTGTCACCCTCAAACGCCAAGATTTCTTTGATAGCAGGAAATCCTGGTCCGACTCCTGGTAGTTGATCCAGATTTCGGCGTGCAATCCGATCGATTTTTTGATGAACCCCGATGAACCCGCCAGAGGTTTTGTTAAGCGTTGTGCCTGAATACATTACTCCTTATGATAGCAGACTCGCTACTTAAAATCACGATGGGAGCATATTGACATTTTGCGACTTTATTATTAAAATAATGAAGTCCTATCTGTGTCAAACTGCGAGAAGAGGTACTAATGGACAGGTTCTTTGTGGTAATCACCGTGCAAACGTTCTATCCCAGTCGAATGAACACGCACTGCTGCATCGTCACTGACACCGATCCTGTTATGCGGTACAACACCGTATACCAAACGGTCTGCCGGCAGTATGGCCTTCCCGAGGAAGCCACTGCAACTCTGTTCTACTCGGTGGAGAAGATGCCCGCCGCCTAGCCCCGCCACCCGTTGTAGGCACACAGCCTCCGGGTGACCGGGGCTGTTTGCTTAGATGGTTGACAAAAATGATATTTTTTGATATAATATAAAATAACTTTCCGCCCCAGGAAAAGATGCGCGTCTTGTGCATTCCACAAAACTGGGTGCGACGGAAGTCGTACCCTCTACTCGAAGGAGCAGTTCTATGTCTTGGTTCCTCAACGCTCTCGGCATCATCGTTATCGTCGTCGTCAGCATCTTCCTGATTCTCGTGGTCATGTTCATTGTGTCCATCTTCAGGGAGGCGAGCAAGCCCTGGACGCCGCTCACGCCGAAGCAAGTGGAGGCAGAGCACCTGATGGGACAACTTCGGGCCGTCTACGGAGACATCCAGTACGCCCGCGCACAACAGTTTGGGGAGTGGGATACCCTACGAGCCGCGGATATCGCGCGGCTTCAGGCAGAGGCTACCACACTCCGAAACCAGCTTGCGAGACTCGGCTACGACGAGTAGTACCATAAGCCCCGATCACCCGTTGCAGGCACACAGCCTCCGGGTGACCGGGGCTGTTTGCTTATTGTGGCTAGTTGAGCGTCGTCAGTCGCTGGTAGTACCGAACTTGCTCAGAAAGGACGGTATACTTAGCCATATCTTCACCACGGTCGATAAACCGCTTTACGACATGTTGGGCTCGTGCAATAAGTGTGGTGTCAGCAAGTGTCGCAATTTGCAAATTCAGCGCCCCATGCTGTGCCTTGCCATAGATCTCACCCGGACCGCGCAGCTGCATGTCTACCTCGGCAAGATAAAAGCCATCGTTGCTCTTCTCTATCTCGCGCAGCCGCTCGCTCGGCTTGTTTGTGGTGCCCATCATCAGATAGCAATAGCTCTGGTGGTGACTCCGCCCGACACGGCCACGCAACTGGTGAAGTTGACTGAGTCCAAACTGCTCAGCATTCTCTATCATCATCAGGGTCGCATTTGGCACATCGACGCCCACCTCGACAACAGTCGTGCTGACTAAAATATCATATTCACCTTGTTTGAACTGCTGCATGATGAGTTCTTTTTCGATCGGTGTCATGCGACCATGGAGGAGCGCAATACGTCGATGGCTAAAAATGCTGTTTTTGAGCCGCTTGTACTCCGCCTCGACACTTTTGATGTCGTTATCCGGATTGTCATCGATCAAACTGCAAATCACATAGAGCTGACGACCCACCGCTATCTCTTTGTCGACGACATCGTAGACACTTTTCGCAGAGACAGGAGAAATAATCTTGGTAATAATCGGCAAGCGCCCCTTTGGCTTTTCATTGAGCACCGATATATCGAGTTCGCCATAGACAGTGAGCGCGAGACTACGTGGAATTGGCGTGGCCGTCATCGCGAGCAGATGCGGCAGATGATGCGCCTTGTCCAGTAAACGTTGACGCTGCTCGACACCAAACCGATGTTGCTCATCAATCACGACAAAGCCAAGCTTTTGAAATACGACTTTTTCCTGAAACAGCGCATGTGTCCCAATGACCACATCGACATCGCCATTTGCGATCGCCTCGTACAGTGCCGCGCGCGCCTTGCCCTTAACGCTACCGATAAGTAATGCGACCCGTATGCCAAAAGGGCTCAGCAGCGCATCAAGCGTCTCGGCGTGCTGGCGAGCAAGAATCTCGGTTGGTGCCATAAGCGCCGTCTGGTACCCGCTACTCGCTGCTTGCCGCGCAGCAAGGCCAGCCACGACTGTTTTGCCACTGCCGACGTCACCCTGGAGCAAGCGATTCATAGGCGTTGCACGCTCAAAGTCCTGCAAAATATCCCAGGCTGCACGACGCTGAGCGCTCGTAAGATCGAATGATAATTGCGCAACAAATTGTTTGACCACCTCTACTTCAAAAGGGATATGATAGCCGCTTAGTTTTTGATTTTCACGTTTGTTGAGCTGACTAGCGAGCAATAACTCAAACAGCTCCTCAAACGCCAGCCGCTCACGTGCCGCGGCCACGTCATCAGTATTCTTTGGAAAGTGCATTGTGCTTATCGCTTCCGATCGACTCATGAGCTTTTCATCGCGGATAACACTCTCTGGCAAGGTCTCGGGTAACACACTCATAAGTGGTCGCAGCTGCTCCAAGACTTTTCGTACCATCTGGCTCTTGAGGCCACGAACTGAGCGATACACCGGCAGAAGTCGATCAGCCTGGACCGGCAAATCGGCAGCTTTTTCGGCACTGGGATTGGTAAGTTGGTAGCGTCCTCTCGAGTATTCAAACTCACCGCTAAAGTAAAACTCATCGTCGCCCCCCGCCAGTTGCTGGGTACGGTAGGGTTGGTTGAACCAAATAGCGTTCAATTTACTGGTGTCATCAACTAATACCGCTGTAGTCAGCTGCAATCCTCGCCTCACGGGCCGCGTGGAGATTTTTTCACATCGGGCCTTGATGGTGACCTTGCCTGGTTTGAGATCAGCGATCGTAGTGACGTTGGTGAAATCTTCGTGTTTGCGCGGCAAAAAAAGCAAAATATCACCTACCGTCACCAATCCTGCCCGGGCTAACTGTTCGGCGGTTTTTGGTCCTACTCCTTTGATCTGATCTAATGTGGTCGCAAGATTCACTTCTCTATCATACACCGCTAGTCGTTGTACGGTGTATCTCATACAAAGAGTGCGTAGCTATCACTAGGTTATCTCCTGTCAGGTGAGACAATACTGACTAGTTCATCATGAATGATACCATTTGAGACAATCGTGCCCTTGAACGGTGTCGTGGAGGCTGCGATGAGATACTCGTAATTTATTGTCAACTAGCCCCTAACAAGGACAAAACTATTTTTGCCTTTTTTGACTAAAGATATATCTGTTATTTCGCAGTTTTCGGTTATTTTTTGACCATTTATCATCACACTGCCCGCCGCAATCAGACGCTTTGCTTCGCCGTTGCTCTCACATACACCCGCGCTCACAAGCACCGAGATCAGTGACTGATAGCCAACGACTGGTATCTCGGCTGCCAAGGCGGTAATATCGTCATCTGTTAAGTCACCGAATTGGCGTCCATTGAACAACACGTCTGTTACACGCTCAACTGACTCGCGGCGCTCCCGCCCGTGCACTAGATCGGTTACTTCACGCGCCAAGGTTTTTTGGAGGGCTCGTTCGCCAGGATTGACTTGGTGATTGGTAATTAAGGCACCTACGGTATCGCGATCAAGCAGTGTGTAGACTTTCACCAGATCTTCACTGGTCTCATCGTCGCAGTTGAGCCAAAATTGATAGAACTTGTAGGGGCTTGTTTTTGCTGGATCCAGCCAAACCGCTCCTCCTTCACTCTTACCAAACTTTACCCCTGTCTGCTTGTTGATGATGAGTGGTGTCGAAAATACATGTGCTTCGCCCCCAGCAATCCGTCGAATCAACTGCGTGCCGGCGATCATATTGCCCCACTGATCGCTACCGCCAAGCTGTAGCGAGGCGCCCTTTTCTCGATAAAGATGGAGAAAATCAAAGCCCTGAATGAGTGAATAACTAAACTCTGCATAGCTTATTCCAGCTCCCCCTTCACCGACACGCGCCTGGACAAAGTCGCGATCAAGCATCTGAGTTAATGGAGCGTGTTTGCCGATATCGCGCAAGAAGTCAAGGTAGTTGTAGTCTTTGAACCAATCATAATTATCAACAATCTCAAAGTTTTTGCCCGCAAAAATACGTTTGTACTGCTCAGAAATTGCTGCCTTATTGGCAGAAATTTGCTCGAGTGTCAGTAGATCACGTTCCTGTTTCTTGCCATCTGGATCGCCAATCATACCAGTGGCACCGCCAATCAACAAAATAGGTGTGTATCCGTGCTCGATGAATTGCCGCACGAGCATCGCAGCGGCGAGGTTGCCAATCGTCATACTGTCAGCGCTGGGATCTACGCCCCAATAAAAGGTGCGCGTTGTTTCATCTAAATCAGTGATGTCGGCAAATGTCATTTGATTGACAAAGCCTCGCCATGACAACTCTTCGGATAATGTCATGTCAGCGCTCCTTTCTCTTTAGTTTACCGGTCAATAGTAGCACAAAAAACCATTCCCCGCACGTCTCAAATGGTG comes from the Candidatus Saccharimonas aalborgensis genome and includes:
- the recG gene encoding ATP-dependent DNA helicase RecG, giving the protein MRYTVQRLAVYDREVNLATTLDQIKGVGPKTAEQLARAGLVTVGDILLFLPRKHEDFTNVTTIADLKPGKVTIKARCEKISTRPVRRGLQLTTAVLVDDTSKLNAIWFNQPYRTQQLAGGDDEFYFSGEFEYSRGRYQLTNPSAEKAADLPVQADRLLPVYRSVRGLKSQMVRKVLEQLRPLMSVLPETLPESVIRDEKLMSRSEAISTMHFPKNTDDVAAARERLAFEELFELLLASQLNKRENQKLSGYHIPFEVEVVKQFVAQLSFDLTSAQRRAAWDILQDFERATPMNRLLQGDVGSGKTVVAGLAARQAASSGYQTALMAPTEILARQHAETLDALLSPFGIRVALLIGSVKGKARAALYEAIANGDVDVVIGTHALFQEKVVFQKLGFVVIDEQHRFGVEQRQRLLDKAHHLPHLLAMTATPIPRSLALTVYGELDISVLNEKPKGRLPIITKIISPVSAKSVYDVVDKEIAVGRQLYVICSLIDDNPDNDIKSVEAEYKRLKNSIFSHRRIALLHGRMTPIEKELIMQQFKQGEYDILVSTTVVEVGVDVPNATLMMIENAEQFGLSQLHQLRGRVGRSHHQSYCYLMMGTTNKPSERLREIEKSNDGFYLAEVDMQLRGPGEIYGKAQHGALNLQIATLADTTLIARAQHVVKRFIDRGEDMAKYTVLSEQVRYYQRLTTLN
- the tyrS gene encoding tyrosine--tRNA ligase, with the protein product MTLSEELSWRGFVNQMTFADITDLDETTRTFYWGVDPSADSMTIGNLAAAMLVRQFIEHGYTPILLIGGATGMIGDPDGKKQERDLLTLEQISANKAAISEQYKRIFAGKNFEIVDNYDWFKDYNYLDFLRDIGKHAPLTQMLDRDFVQARVGEGGAGISYAEFSYSLIQGFDFLHLYREKGASLQLGGSDQWGNMIAGTQLIRRIAGGEAHVFSTPLIINKQTGVKFGKSEGGAVWLDPAKTSPYKFYQFWLNCDDETSEDLVKVYTLLDRDTVGALITNHQVNPGERALQKTLAREVTDLVHGRERRESVERVTDVLFNGRQFGDLTDDDITALAAEIPVVGYQSLISVLVSAGVCESNGEAKRLIAAGSVMINGQKITENCEITDISLVKKGKNSFVLVRG